TTTTTCCGGACGTCGTCGCGTTCAAGGCAATGAATGGCAATTCGGAAGTGCCGGCGATGGCGTACGCGATCGATGTTTTGCCGATTCCGGGCTCCCCGTACAGAAGCATTGATGGGATGTGTCCGTTTTTAATCATTTTATATAATGCGGTGGATGGTCCGATGACCGTTTCCTGCCCAATCACTTCATCGATTGTGCGCGGACGCATCCGGAACGCAAGCGGTTCATTTTGCAAAGCGGTCTCTCCTCTCAAAACACTCCTACCAGTATAGCTTTCATTTGCAGAAAAGTCATTTCCGGCCCGGTGCAGCAAGGAATTATGTTATACTGTCTTGAAGAACATTGGAAATCAAACCAGGGGTGCTTTATGAAAATTTCAACAAAAGGCCGTTACGGTCTGACCATTATGACGGAACTTGCCAAACGCTTTGGAGACGGACCTGTTCCGCTCCGAAAAATTGCGGCGCAGTACGAGCTGTCGGAAGCTTATTTGGAACAGTTGATCCCGCCGCTTCGCAACGCCCAGCTCGTGCAGAGCGTCCGGGGTGCACACGGCGGCTATATGCTTGCCAAAGCACCGGCCACGATCACTGCAGGAGACGTCATCCGCGTCCTTGAAGGACCGATCCAGCCGGTCGAAGGCATTGAAGACGAAAACCAGCCGCAGCGGGAATTATGGATCCGCATCCGTGATGCTGTGCGCAATGTTTTGGATACGACAACGATTGAAGATCTGGCCAAGCATTCGGATGACAGCCCGGCCGATCCATATATGTACTATATTTAGAGGAGAAATATTATGAGCCGGATATATTTAGACCATGCTGCCACATCCCCGATTCATCCGGATGTGGTTGAGGTGTTTACCCGATTGCTGCCGGAATTGTACGGCAACCCGTCAAGCATCCACGACACCGGGAGAAAGTCGCGGAAAGTGCTGGACGACGCCCGCCGGACGTTTGCTGCCAGCATCGGGGCACAGGAAACGGAAATCATCATCACTAGCGGCGGAACGGAAGCGGATAATATGGCGATCTTCGGGACGGCCGCCCGCTTCGGGAAAGGCCATATCATCACGAGTGCCATCGAGCACCATGCCGTACTGAATGCGTGCAAGCAACTGGAGACGGAAGGCTATGACGTCACGTATTTGCCGGTTGACGAAGATGGACTTATCCGGGTCAGCGACGTGGAACAGGCGCTCCGGGACGATACGTTCCTTGTGACAATCATGCTCGGCAATAACGAAGTCGGGACCGTGCAGCCGATCGCTGAGATCGGTAACTTGTTGAGAGACCATGCTGCTGTATTCCATACCGATGCTGTGCAGGCGTACGGTGTCCTGTCGCTTGATGTCAATGAACTCGGGGTCGACTTTCTGTCCGTGTCTGCGCATAAATTGAACGGACCGAAAGGCATCGGGTTTTTATATCAGCGTAAAGGTGTCAATCTGTCACCGCTGTTATTCGGCGGCGAACAGGAACGGAAGCGCCGGGCTGGAACGGAAAATGTTCCGGCTGCCGCCGCGTTCGCCAAAGCGGTCGATATCGCACAGAAGACAATGGATGCAAAGACGGAAGAGTACTTGCGCTATAAGGAAATTTTCCGCAATACATTTACCGATCAGGAAATTTCATTCAAAGAAAATGGCGCGAACCAATTGCCGCATGTCCTGAATCTCAGCATTCCAGGCATCGACATTGAAGCGTTTCTCGTCAATCTCGATCTGGCGGGCATCAGCGCATCAAGCGGTTCCGCCTGTACGGCCGGTTCTGTAGAGCCGTCACATGTGCTTGTTGCAATGTACGGGGAAGAAGCCAGTGAAGGGCGGAACTCCATCCGTTTCAGTTTTGGCATCGGCTTGACGGAAGAAACCGTAACGGAAGCGGCTGTCAAAACAGCGCGGATTGCCAGCCGGCTGATCAAGTAACCGGCACAACGTCAAAGCCAGCAGAGGTGAAGCAGTATGGATTTTTGGATTGGTGTGTTAGCAGCGGCAATTGCAGTGAGTATCGTGTTTCGCAGAGGCAATAAAGACCGGGACCGGCGGACATCGCCCGTCCTGTTCTGGATCGGACTTGCGGCTGCGGCCATCGGACTGATCGGCTATTTGTTTTTCGGCTGGCGGTTCTGAGACCGATCACTACAGGTCCGGCCTCCGGTTCTGGTATTATGGCTTCCGGGAAACCGGATTTCCGGTTCCGCAATCAATCAAAGAAGGTGAATCATATATGACAACAAAAGCTCCGCACGAAACACGCGTCGTGGTCGGCATGTCCGGCGGCGTCGATTCATCAGTTGCGGCTTATTTATTAAAAGAACAAGGGTACGACGTCATCGGGATCTTCATGAAAAACTGGGATGACACGGACGAAAGCGGTTTTTGCACAGCGACGGAAGACTATGACGACGTCATCCGTGTCTGCAACCAGATCGGCATTCCATACTATGCCGTCAATTTCGAAAAGCAGTATTGGGATAAAGTATTCACGTACTTCCTGGAGGAATACCAGGCGGGCCGCACACCGAACCCGGACGTCATGTGCAATAAGGAAATCAAATTCAAGGCGTTTCTCGAGCATGCACTGAACCTCGGGGCGGATTACCTTGCGACCGGTCATTACGCGCAAGTTGAACACGGCGAAGAAACGAAGATGCTGCGCGGCAAGGATACAAATAAGGACCAGACGTATTTCCTGAACCAGCTCTCACAGGATCAGCTGAAGCATGTCATGTTCCCGATCGGCCATTTGGAAAAGAAGAAAGTCCGTGAAATCGCGGCGGAAGCGGGACTCGCGACAGCTGCCAAAAAAGATTCCACCGGCATCTGCTTTATCGGCGAACGCAATTTCAAGGAATTCCTGAGCCAGTACTTGCCGGCACAGCCCGGCCGTATGGAAACATTCGACGGGGAAGTGAAAGGCGAGCATGACGGTCTTATGTATTACACGATCGGTCAGCGCCACGGACTCGGCATCGGCGGAGCAGGCGACCCATGGTTCGTCATCGGGAAAGACCTGGACCGCAACGTGCTGTATGTCGGCCAGAACATCAATAATGACGCATTGTTCTCAGACGCGCTCACTGCTGTCAATTTAAGCTTCACCCGCACAATGGATCGTGAAGGCCCGTTCCCTTGCACAGCGAAATTCCGCTACCGGCAGGAAGATTCACCGGTCACTGTCGAAATTAAAGACGGAGAAGCGATTGTGACATTCGACGAGCCGGTTCGCGCAATTACACCGGGACAGGCAGTCGTCTTTTATGATGGCGCCGAATGCCTCGGCGGCGGAACGATCGACCGCGTTTATAAAAAAGGCGAGCAGCTCGGCTATGTCGGATAACGGAGGGATTCACGTGGATTATAACGAAACAGGCATTCGCGCGCTGCAGGATGGCCGGTACGAAGAAGCGGTGGCGGCTTTTACAAAAGCGATTGAGCAGGAACCGGACAATCCGCTCGGCTACATCAATTTCGGTCATGTGCTCGCAGCAACCGGTGACACCGAGCGGGCGGAGCGCTTTTTCCAGAAAGCGTTGACGCTTGGTGAATCGGCAACCGCCTACTATGGTTTGGCAAATCTTTATTTCAATGAAGACCGGTACGAGGAAGCGTTGAAGCTGTATGAAAAAGCGATTCAGCTGGGCATCGAAGGGCCGGACGCCCATTACATGATGGGCAAGAGCCTGGAGCGGCTGCAGCAGCCAAAACTTGCGCTGCCATACTTGCAGCGTGCAGTGGAGCTTGATGGCGAAGATACGGACGCGCGCATGAGCTATGGAATTGCGCTCGCCACGTTGGAATTATTCGATCTGGCGGAGCCCGAGTTCCAGCAGGTTCTCATTCAGGAGCCGGAACACGCGGATGCCCATTACAATCTCGGCGTACTGTATGCGGTATCGACTGAGAATACGGATGCGGCACTTTCGCATTTGAAGCGGGCATTCACTATTGACGAAAATCATGACCAGGCCCGCTATGTGCATGACATGATTTTGCAGCGATTGAATTAATGGGAAGGAGACGGCCGCTATGACACAACAGCCGGATTTATTCGAACAGGAAAAACAGTTTATATTGGGCCGTCCGGTCGTCTCCATTTTTCACAACCCGGAGAATTTGTTTACGATCGCGAAAGTGAAAATCTCGAAAACGAACACCTCATATGAAGACAAGGAAATTGTCGTTTCGGGTTATTTTCCGGAGCTGTCGACGGACGAGAATTATAAATTCACGGGAAGCGTGAAGCAGCATCCGAAATACGGGACGCAGTTCCAGGCGGAAGCGTTTTCTCAGGAAGTGCCGGAGACGGAGCAGGGCATCATCCATTATTTATCGAGTGATATGTTCCCGGGCATCGGCCGGAAAACGGCAGAGACGATTGTGAAGAAACTGGGGAAAGACACCATCCAGAAAATCCTCGATGACCCATCTGTGCTCGATGTTGTACCGAAATTATCGGATGATAAAAAAGAGACGCTGCAGCAGGGGCTTGAGTCGAATCTCGGACTGGAGCGCGTCATCATCCAGCTGAACGAGTGGGGATTCGGGCCGCAAGTGGCAATGCGAATTTATCAGGCATATCGCGAAGAGACGCTTGAAACTTTATCCAAGAACCCGTACCGGCTCATCGAGGAAATCGAAGGTGTCGGTTTTCAGCGGGCCGATGAGCTCGGTGCCCGGCTTGGTTTGCGGGGCAGCCATCCGGACCGGATCAAGGCTTCGATCCTGCATTTGCTGAATCATTCATCGCTGTCGGATGGGCATGTGTATGCGGAATCGGAATGGATCATTCCGGCTGCGAAAAACATGCTTGAGACGAGCCAGCAGGAGCCGGTCGAAATCGAAGCGATTTCAAAAGCGATCATTGAACTGGCCGAAGAAGGCCGGGTATCCGGCGAAGAAACTCGGCTCTACATGCCATCACTTTATTATTCGGAAGTGGGGATCGCCTCCAAACTTCAGCAGCTGATCGAATCCCAGGAAGAGCGGGACGGATTTCCGTCTTCGGAAGTCCGCATGGCGATCGGGGAAGCGGAAGAGCGGCTCGGGGTCACGTATGCGGAAACGCAGGCGGCGGCTATCGAGAAAAGCGTCAATTCATCGGTGATGGTATTGACGGGCGGACCCGGCACGGGAAAAACGACGGTTGTGCGCGGGCTTGTGGAAGTGTATGCGGAACTGCACGGACTGTCACTCGACCCGAAAGAATACGCCAAGAAAAAAGAGCCGTTCCCGATCATTCTCGCGGCGCCGACCGGCCGGGCTGCCAAGCGGCTGAATGAGTCGACCGGGCTTCCGGCTATGACGATTCACCGGCTGCTCGGTTTCACCGGCCAGGAAAAAGAAGAAGAGACCGAGCGGGAAATTGAAGGCAAACTGATCATTATCGATGAAGTATCGATGGTCGATACGTGGCTTGCCCATCAATTGCTGAAAGCGTTGCCGGATGACGTCCAACTGATCCTCGTCGGCGACCAGGACCAGTTGCCGCCGGTCGGTCCCGGGCAAGTGCTGCGCGATCTGCTCGATTCCAAAGCTGTGCCGGTCATCGAATTAAAAGAGATTTACCGGCAGGCGGAAGGCTCGTCGATTGTGACGCTCGCCCACCAGATGAAGCAGGGCCAGTTCCCGCAGGACATCCTGAATAAAACCGGTGACCGTTCATTTATCCGGGCCGGCACCGAACAAATTCCGTCTGTTGTGGAAGCAGTTGTGAAAAATGCGATCACCAAAGGGCATTCCATCCGGGATATCCAAGTGCTCGCGCCGATGTACCGGGGACCAGCCGGCATCGATGCGCTGAATAAACTCATCCAGGAACTCGTCAATGGCAATCCCGACGGTTCCCGGAAAGAGCTGACATTCGGCGACATTACATACCGGATCGGCGATAAAGTGCTGCAGCTCGTCAATCAGCCGGAAAGCCAGGTCTTTAACGGCGATATGGGTGAAGTGATCGCGATTTTCAAAGCGAAAGAAAACGTGGAAAAACAGGATTTGCTCGTCGTATCGTTCGACGGCATCGAAGTGACGTACCAGCGGAGTGATTTGAATCAGCTGACGCTCGCGTATTGCTGTTCGATTCATAAAGCGCAAGGTTCTGAATTCCCGATTGTCGTCATGCCGGTCGTCCGGAGCTATATGAAGATGCTTCGACGCAATCTTCTGTATACCGGCATCACCCGCAGCAAAAACTTCCTGATCCTGTGCGGTGACCCGGAAGTGTTCCGTTTCGGCATCACCCGCTCGGATGGCACGGAACGTCAGACGACGCTGAAGAGCCGGCTCGCCAAGCCGGTTGAAGAGAAAGCGGACGGACCGGTGCGGCTGACACCGGATAACCTGAACGACATCCCGCCGTTGATCGGCATGGATGGTGTGACACCGCAAGATTTCGTCGGGCGCTGAATTGACAGCGGGAGTTCCGTTTCCTATAATGGAAACACATAAGGCAATACAGAGATGGAGAAACGGCTGAAACCGGCGTGCAAAGAGAGAAGTTCCAAGGCTGCAAGAACTTCCATGCCATTCAAATCCGTGCTGCTCCGGAGTGCAGGCTAATCCCTGCCGTCCTGCCGCGTTAAGGCAGACTTGAGAGACATGGCGATTTGCCGTGTAACTAGGGTGGTACCGCGAACAAAGCTTTCGTCCCTTTTTGGGGCGGAAGCTTTTTTATGTTCAGATTTTCAGAGCGCCTGGCTGAATCCTTGCTGGTCCGCCGCGCTTTCCGTGGGTTCGTGCCGAACTAACTCAAGGCTCCCGCCTTGAGTGGATTTCGCCACTTCACAATCCCACAGGAGTCGCGGCAGCCCAGCTGGAACAGAAGTAAATCCGGCTTTACAGCCAGCTCACTCGTCAGGGGGCGTCTACCCGTAAATCTGTTCAAACTTGTAACCAAACAGCAGGTCGGAGGAACTTTCCTGTATATTCGCTGAATCCTTGCTGGTCTGCTGCGCTTTCCGTGAGCTCGTGCCGAACTAACTCAAGGCTCCCGCCTTGAGTGGATTTCGGCACTTCACAATCCCACAGGAGTCGCAGCAGACCAGCCGGATCATGAGTGAGTTCAGCTCTGTTTTATTGCAGCTAATTCGCTTAAGGGTTGCCTGCGTGATTTTGTATAAGACCGTTTCAGCCAAATTGATGTTTTATGTTTGTCTCTCACCGATTTCTATCTGCAGGTTCATAAAAAACAGTATTTGATTTGTTACTTACTTTTGGGATAGGATTTTTCATTTCGAAGCGAGCGGAGGGCGGTGACTCCTGCGGGAGCAGCGAGCCAGGCAAGACCCTGGAGACGCGGAGCGTCGAAGCGGCTTGCGGATCGCCCCGCGGAAAGCATCCGCCGGCAGCTGCTTCGAAGAAGCCGTAACATACTTTATTATTCGCAAAAAAATCGCAACGGAAAGAACCGGTTCAGAAAGTATTTATAAGCAGTAGTAGAGATTAATAATTAAAAAATGTAAATGCATTATACAAGGAGGAAAACGAAATGGAAAATTTAAAAGCTGCTGATATCCGGCGATTGTTTCTGGAATTCTTTAAGGAAAAAGGACATGATGTGGAGCCGAGTGCACCGCTCGTGCCATTCGAGGATCCATCCCTTTTGTGGATCAACTCAGGCGTTGCCACGCTGAAAAAATACTTCGATGGCCGGGTGATCCCGGAAAATCCGCGCATCGTGAATGCGCAGAAATCCATCCGGACGAACGATATCGAAAATGTCGGACGCACTGCGCGCCACCATACATTTTTTGAAATGCTTGGCAATTTCTCGATCGGCGATTATTTCAAAACCGAATCGATCCACTGGGCATGGGAATTTCTGACCGATGAAAAATGGATTGGTTTCGACCCGGAAAAACTTTCGGTGACAATCCATCCGGAAGATGAAGAAGCGTATGCCATCTGGCATGACGAAGTCGGTGTCCCGGCAGAACGCATCATCCGACTCGAAGGTAATTTTTGGGATATCGGGGAAGGCCCGAGCGGACCGAACTCGGAGATTTTCTATGACCGGGGTGAGTCATACGGCAACGATCCGGAAGATCCGGAACTGTATCCGGGCGGCGAGAACGACCGCTACCTGGAAATCTGGAACCTCGTATTCTCCCAGTTCAATCACAATGCGGACCATACGTACACGCCGTTGCCGAAACAGAATATCGATACCGGCATGGGGCTGGAGCGGATGGCTTCGGTTGTCCAGGATGTGCCGACGAACTATGATACGGATCTGTTCATCCCGATTATCCGGAAAACGGAAGAAATATCCGGCCAGACATACGGCGAGTCAGCTGAAAAGGACATGGCGTTCAAATTGATTGCCGATCATATCCGCACAGTGGCGTTCGCAATCGGTGATGGTGCATTGCCGTCCAATGAAGGCCGTGGCTATGTGTTGCGCCGTTTGCTGCGCCGGGCTGTGCGCTATGGCAAGAAACTTGGCATTGAGAAACCGTTTATGTTTGAATTGGTGCCGGTTGTCGGCGATATCATGAAGGAATTCTATCCGGAAGTGAACGATAAAGAAGATTTCATCATCCGTGTTGTGAAACTTGAAGAACAGCGCTTCCATGAGACGCTTAACGAAGGCTTGTCCATCCTGTACGATATCATCCGTAAGGAAAAAGAAGCCGGTCACACAGTTATCCCGGGCGAAGAAATGTTCCGCCTGTACGATACGTACGGTTTCCCGGTAGAGCTGACGGAAGAGTTCGCGGAAGAAGAAGGCATGACGGCTGACCGGGAAGGATTCGCGCATGCGATGGAACAGCAGCGTGACCGCGCACGGAATGCTCGTCAGGCGACCAATTCGATGCAGACACAGTCGGAAGTACTGGCAAATATCACGGCGCCGAGTGAATTCATCGGCTATGAAACGCTGACGACTGAAGCGGAGATCACAGCCATCGTCCAGCACGGCGAACTTGCCGATCACGTGCAGGAAGGGGAAGAAGCGCAGCTGATGCTCGATATTACCCCATTCTATGCCGAGAGTGGCGGACAGATTGCAGACAAAGGGTTCATTCACAATGATGCTTTCCAGGCTGAAGTGCTCGATGTTAAAAAAGCGCCGAATGGCCAGAACCTGCACACGGTCCGCATCGTATCCGGCGAGCTGTCAAAGGGCCGTGTACACGCGGAAGTATCAGCTGAAGAACGCCGCCATACTGTGAAAAATCATACGGCTACCCATTTGCTGCACCAGGCGCTGAAAGATGTGCTTGGCACGCATGTCAATCAGGCAGGATCGTATGTCGGACCAGACCGGCTCCGCTTCGATTTCTCCCATTTCGGCCAAGTGACGGCTGATGAACTGAAACAGATCGAACGAATCGTCAATGAAAAGATTTGGGAAGGCATCGATGTGGCGACGGGCTATCACAGCCTGCACGATGCGAAAGATATGGGTGCGATGGCATTGTTCGGTGAAAAATATGGAGATACTGTCCGTGTTGTCGACATCGGCGGATTTTCCCTGGAGCTTTGCGGCGGTGTGCATGTCCTCAATACGGCACAGATTGGGCTGTTCAAAATCGTTTCTGAAGGTGGAATCGGAGCTGGCATTCGCCGGATTGAAGCGCTGACCGGCAAGGCTGCTTATGAGAACCTGAAGAATACGGAAACGCAGCTGGAAGAAGCTGCCGGGCTGCTGAAGGCCAATCCGCGGGATCTGGTTCAGAAAGTAACAGCGGTTCAAGGGGAAATGAAAGAACTGCAGCGGGAAAATGAATCGCTGTCAGCGAAAATTGCCGGGGCCCAGTCGGCCGGTCTCCTGGATCAGGCAAGGGAAATTGATGGTGTGACAGTGCTGGCTGCCCGAGTGGATGCAAAAGACAACAACCAATTGCGGCAGATGGTGGATGATCTGAAACAGAAATTGGATCAGGCGGTCGTTGTTCTGGGTGCTGTAGCAGATGGTAAAGTTATGATTGCTGCTGGTGTAACCAAGAATATTGCCGGCAAGGAATACAATGCCGGTCAAATTGTCAAAGCCGTTGCAGAGCAATGCGGTGGCAAAGGTGGAGGGCGTCCGGACTTTGCAATGGCTGGTGCTAAAGACTCATCTAAACTGGAAAATGCACTTGAGTCTGTCTTCGGGACTGTGAAATCTGTTTGATTCAAGACTGTTTTCAGTTATAATTGAATTCATGCAGAGATGAGAGGGTGCTTTTGCCCAAATCCCAAAGTGAGGTGCTTGTCGTGAGCTCGTTTGATAAGACCATGAAATTCAATGCGTCGGATGACTCGATGGAGCGTGAAGTGAAAGAAGTAATGCTCCATGTGCATTCTGCGCTCAAAGAGAAAGGCTATAACCCGGTCAATCAGATTGTCGGTTATCTGCTGTCAGGAGATCCCGCCTATATCCCGCGGCACGAGGATGCCCGGAATCTGATCCGGAAGCTGGAACGTGACGAAATTCTGGAAGAACTGGTCAAGTTCTATGTTAAAAAGAATGAACGGGACAGCGAATGAGGACAATGGGGCTGGACGTTGGCTCAAAAACGGTCGGGGTGGCGGTGAGCGATGCTCTCGGCTGGACGGCTCAAGGAATTGAAACCGTCAAGATTAATGAAGCAAAAGAGGAGTTCGGGCTGGAGCGGATCGGGGAATTGATCCGCCAGTACGAAGTGACGACAGTTGTTGTCGGCTTTCCGAAAAACATGAACAACACGGTCGGTCCGCGCGGAGAGGCATCGCAGAAGTTTGCTGCCCTGCTGGAGGAAGCTCACGGGATCCCGACTGTCCTTTGGGATGAACGGCTATCGACGATGGCTGCGGAACGCATGCTGATTTCAGCGGACGTAAGCCGCAAAAAGCGCAAAAAAGTGATCGACAAAATGGCGGCAGTGATGATTCTGCAGGGCTATCTGGACAGTAAAAAATAAGGAGTGACAGAAATGGAACACGGACAATCACAAATCACCATTATTGACGAAGAGGGAAACGAACAGCTGTATGAGGTGCTGTTTACATTCGATTCCGAGGAATTCGATAAGTCTTACGTGCTGTATTACCCGGTAGGCGCAGATGAAGATGAAGACGGCGAAATTGAGATTCACGCATATTCCTTCACGGAGCGCCCGGGCTCTGAAGCCAGCGAAGCATCCGGTGATCTGCATCCGGTTGAAACGGAAGAAGAATGGGATATGATCGAAGAAGTGCTGAATACGTTCCTCGATGAAGAGGAAGAAGAGTAAACAGCAAGAGGCGGAAAAGTTCCGCCTTTTTCTTTTAAAGGAATTTCCTGTATACTGAACTGGAAAAGATAAGGGGGAGAACCCGTGGAAAACCAGTCAAAAAAAGACGTGATGTTTGAGCGGATGAAAGAGAAAAAAAGAGAAGCAAAGATCATCCGCCGCATTGTATTTGCTGTGTTCCTGATCCTGCTGATCATTGCCGGAACTGCAGGATATAAGGGCTATCAGTACGTCTATGGTGCCCTTCAGCCGGTTGATCCGGAAGCTGCGGATACAATCACAGTTGAAGTGCCGATCGGTTCGAGTGTAGATTCTATCGCTGCTTTGCTTGAAGAAAATGGTCTCGTGGAAGATGAGCGAATCTACCGCTATTACGTTAAATTTAATAACGAAGCCGAGTTCCAGGCGGGCACGTATGAGTTATCGCCTTCCATGACGCTTGCGGAAATCACGGAAAGTCTGAAAACCGGGACCGTGTATCATGAACCGGTATTTACGATGACTGTGCCGGAAGGACTTCAGTTGGAGCAAATTGCTGCTATCGTTGCGGAGCATACCGATTATACAGCCGAAGAGTTTATGGAGCTGGCGACTGATGAGGAGTTCATCGATGAACTCATCGCTCAGTATCCGGGACTTTTGAGTGAAGAGATTAAAGGCGAGGGAATCCGATATGCACTCGAAGGGTATTTGTTCCCGATAACATATTCATTCTATGAGGAAGCCCCGCCGCTTGAAACCATTATCAACGATATGGTTGCCCAGACGGCACTGGTTCTCCAGGACTATACACCTGCTTTGCAGGAACTTGAAAAGTCGCCGCACTGGCTGCTGACATTCGCTTCCCTGCTTGAAGAAGAAGCGACGTCCCAGTCTGATCGGCAAACGATCGCCAGTGTATTCTACAACCGCTTGGATAATTCCATGCGGCTGCAGACAGACCCGACGGTTATTTATGGGATGGATGAGCATCAAGGCCGGCTGACGAATGCGGATTATCAGTTTGATAGCCCGTATAATACGTACTTGATCGACGGCCTGCCGCCCGGTCCAATTGCCGCTCCTGGCAGAGCTTCCATCGAAGCGGTTCTTGACCCGGCCAATACCGATTATCTGTTCTTCCTTGCTGACGAAAACGGCCGCAATTATTTTGCGGAGACGTACGAAGAACATCTGGAAAACCAAGCCGAGCATATTGGAAATTAAGTTGAAAGAGGGGAGGCGTTCTCGCCTTCTTTCTTTTTTTGTGCTATGATTAGTCGTGATTTTTTGTGAGTAAAAGGAGCTTGGCATGGACAGCAATCATTTGAAGTCTGTTTTACAGACGATGAGAGAATATGCACACGAACACCATGTGCCGATTATGGAAGATGAAGGAATGGAAGCACTGCTCGGCAGGCTCAGAAAACAGCGGCCGATCCGGATCCTTGAGATTGGTTCCGCCATCGGCTACTCGGCTCTCCGCATGGCGGAAGAGTTGCCGGATGCAGTGATTGATACAATTGAACGGAATTCGGACCGGGCAGCGCTGGCTGCAACCTTCGTGGCGGATGCCGGATGCACGCAAATAACGGTGCATGAGGGAGACGCGCTTGAATTTGAACCGGACCGGCTGCAGGCGAATTATGATGCCATTTTCATTGATGCCGCCAAAGGACAGTACGGGCGGTTCTTTACAAAGTATGAGCCGCTGCTGGCTGAAAACGGGGTTCTGTATTGTGATAATGTGCAAATGCGCGGACTCGCAGCGCTTCCGCTAGAAGAAGTGCCGAAAAGTAAACGGACGATGATCCGGAAACTGCAGGAGTTCACGGATGGAATGAAGAATCATCCGTCCTATGTGACAGAACTTGTGGAAGCCGGGGACGGGCTGTTAATCTGCAGGAAAAGGAGTGCCGGTATGAAAAAAAAGCGTCCAGTCGTCATTGGAATCGCAGGAGGTTCCGGTTCGGGAAAAACGAGCGTTACCAACGCGATCTATGAGGTATACAAAGAGCATTCAGTCGTGGTGATCGAGCAGGACTATTACTATAAAGATCAAAGCCACCTGGCATTCGAGGAACGCCTGAAGACCAATTATGATCATCCTTTGGCATTCGATACCAATTTGCTGATTGAACATGTGAATGAATTGCTGAAACGCCGGCCGATCGAGAAGCCGGTGTATAATTATGCCATCCACACCCGGTCAGATGAAAAAATTCCAATTGAACCGAAAGATGTCATCATTCTGGAAGGCATTCTCGTCCTGGAAGATGAGCAGCTC
Above is a genomic segment from Planococcus lenghuensis containing:
- the mltG gene encoding endolytic transglycosylase MltG; its protein translation is MENQSKKDVMFERMKEKKREAKIIRRIVFAVFLILLIIAGTAGYKGYQYVYGALQPVDPEAADTITVEVPIGSSVDSIAALLEENGLVEDERIYRYYVKFNNEAEFQAGTYELSPSMTLAEITESLKTGTVYHEPVFTMTVPEGLQLEQIAAIVAEHTDYTAEEFMELATDEEFIDELIAQYPGLLSEEIKGEGIRYALEGYLFPITYSFYEEAPPLETIINDMVAQTALVLQDYTPALQELEKSPHWLLTFASLLEEEATSQSDRQTIASVFYNRLDNSMRLQTDPTVIYGMDEHQGRLTNADYQFDSPYNTYLIDGLPPGPIAAPGRASIEAVLDPANTDYLFFLADENGRNYFAETYEEHLENQAEHIGN
- a CDS encoding IreB family regulatory phosphoprotein is translated as MSSFDKTMKFNASDDSMEREVKEVMLHVHSALKEKGYNPVNQIVGYLLSGDPAYIPRHEDARNLIRKLERDEILEELVKFYVKKNERDSE
- the ruvX gene encoding Holliday junction resolvase RuvX, whose product is MRTMGLDVGSKTVGVAVSDALGWTAQGIETVKINEAKEEFGLERIGELIRQYEVTTVVVGFPKNMNNTVGPRGEASQKFAALLEEAHGIPTVLWDERLSTMAAERMLISADVSRKKRKKVIDKMAAVMILQGYLDSKK
- the udk gene encoding uridine kinase, whose amino-acid sequence is MKKKRPVVIGIAGGSGSGKTSVTNAIYEVYKEHSVVVIEQDYYYKDQSHLAFEERLKTNYDHPLAFDTNLLIEHVNELLKRRPIEKPVYNYAIHTRSDEKIPIEPKDVIILEGILVLEDEQLRNLMDIKLFVDTDADLRIIRRLMRDINERGRTIDSVIEQYMSVVRPMHNQFIEPTKRYADLIIPEGGQNEVAIDLMVTKIKAILEEHL
- a CDS encoding DUF1292 domain-containing protein, producing MEHGQSQITIIDEEGNEQLYEVLFTFDSEEFDKSYVLYYPVGADEDEDGEIEIHAYSFTERPGSEASEASGDLHPVETEEEWDMIEEVLNTFLDEEEEE
- the alaS gene encoding alanine--tRNA ligase, with product MENLKAADIRRLFLEFFKEKGHDVEPSAPLVPFEDPSLLWINSGVATLKKYFDGRVIPENPRIVNAQKSIRTNDIENVGRTARHHTFFEMLGNFSIGDYFKTESIHWAWEFLTDEKWIGFDPEKLSVTIHPEDEEAYAIWHDEVGVPAERIIRLEGNFWDIGEGPSGPNSEIFYDRGESYGNDPEDPELYPGGENDRYLEIWNLVFSQFNHNADHTYTPLPKQNIDTGMGLERMASVVQDVPTNYDTDLFIPIIRKTEEISGQTYGESAEKDMAFKLIADHIRTVAFAIGDGALPSNEGRGYVLRRLLRRAVRYGKKLGIEKPFMFELVPVVGDIMKEFYPEVNDKEDFIIRVVKLEEQRFHETLNEGLSILYDIIRKEKEAGHTVIPGEEMFRLYDTYGFPVELTEEFAEEEGMTADREGFAHAMEQQRDRARNARQATNSMQTQSEVLANITAPSEFIGYETLTTEAEITAIVQHGELADHVQEGEEAQLMLDITPFYAESGGQIADKGFIHNDAFQAEVLDVKKAPNGQNLHTVRIVSGELSKGRVHAEVSAEERRHTVKNHTATHLLHQALKDVLGTHVNQAGSYVGPDRLRFDFSHFGQVTADELKQIERIVNEKIWEGIDVATGYHSLHDAKDMGAMALFGEKYGDTVRVVDIGGFSLELCGGVHVLNTAQIGLFKIVSEGGIGAGIRRIEALTGKAAYENLKNTETQLEEAAGLLKANPRDLVQKVTAVQGEMKELQRENESLSAKIAGAQSAGLLDQAREIDGVTVLAARVDAKDNNQLRQMVDDLKQKLDQAVVVLGAVADGKVMIAAGVTKNIAGKEYNAGQIVKAVAEQCGGKGGGRPDFAMAGAKDSSKLENALESVFGTVKSV